The Pseudomonas sp. R4-35-07 genome contains a region encoding:
- the lpxO gene encoding lipid A hydroxylase LpxO, giving the protein MKLIIVALYVASIAYVHLRGRVRHKLGRQLSDHSTFLAPINCFLYLFSKQPSRPYLSPSDFPDLSPLQAHWEEIRQEAQNLMRAGEIKRSEQYNDVGFNSFFKSGWKRFYLKWYGDSHPSAMKLCPRTTELVQSIGSIKAAMFAELPPGSKLVRHRDPYAGSYRYHLGLDTPNDPGCYINVDGESYYWRDGEPVMFDETYIHYAENTTAHNRIILFCDIERPMKYRWAAAFNRWFSRNVMAAAGSPNDEGDKTGGLNRAFTRLYKIRLRGKELKKRNRTRYYLEKWAIFACLALIFILI; this is encoded by the coding sequence TTGAAACTCATCATTGTTGCTCTCTACGTTGCCTCCATCGCGTATGTACATTTGCGTGGCCGGGTGCGACACAAGTTGGGTCGCCAGCTCAGCGATCACTCGACGTTCCTGGCGCCGATCAACTGCTTCCTTTATCTGTTCTCCAAGCAACCCAGCCGCCCCTATCTGTCGCCCAGCGATTTTCCGGACCTGAGCCCATTGCAGGCGCACTGGGAAGAAATCCGCCAGGAAGCCCAGAACCTGATGCGCGCCGGAGAGATCAAGCGTTCGGAGCAATACAATGACGTGGGCTTCAACTCGTTCTTCAAGTCCGGCTGGAAGCGCTTCTATCTGAAGTGGTACGGCGACAGCCATCCTTCGGCAATGAAGCTGTGCCCGCGCACCACCGAACTGGTGCAAAGCATCGGCTCGATCAAGGCTGCAATGTTCGCCGAGCTGCCGCCGGGCTCCAAACTGGTGCGTCACCGTGACCCCTATGCGGGCTCCTACCGCTATCACCTGGGGCTGGATACCCCAAACGATCCGGGTTGCTACATCAATGTGGACGGCGAGAGCTATTACTGGCGCGACGGCGAGCCGGTGATGTTCGACGAGACTTACATCCACTACGCGGAAAACACCACGGCGCACAACCGCATCATTCTGTTCTGCGACATCGAGCGGCCGATGAAATACCGCTGGGCAGCCGCGTTCAACCGCTGGTTCAGCCGCAATGTAATGGCCGCTGCGGGTTCGCCCAATGATGAAGGCGACAAGACCGGCGGCCTCAACCGCGCTTTTACCCGCTTGTACAAGATCCGTTTGCGCGGCAAGGAGCTCAAAAAGCGCAACCGCACGCGCTACTACCTGGAAAAGTGGGCGATCTTCGCTTGCCTCGCGCTGATCTTCATCCTTATCTGA
- the ligD gene encoding DNA ligase D, whose translation MAKPLSEYNRKRDFGITAEPAGDSPAGKRKASALSFVIQKHDARNLHYDFRLELDGVLLSWAVPKGPSLDPSQKRLAVHVEDHPLSYGGFEGSIPAGQYGAGDVIVWDRGIWQPHDDPHKAYAAGKLKFSLVGEKLSGDWTLVRTRLKGSGDKQQWLLIKEKDQQARPIAEYDIVQAEPASVLSDAVVGKPKAKAQAKTKAAAKAAPKASTRKQATAVPEQFSPQLATLVDRAPEGDWQYEIKFDGYRILARIQGGEVRLFTRNGHDWTERLPRQAKALQALKLKDSWLDGEVVSLNGDGLPDFQALQNAFDIGRSLDIVYYLFDAPFLNGRDQREDPVETRRAALKSALSASKSKLLRFSEAFAANHRDIFESACDLALEGVIGKRAGSPYVSRRSDDWIKLKCRLRQEFVIVGYTRPQGSRTGFGALLLAVNDDAGLVYAGRVGTGFDQASLKAIYTKLTALERDDSPLQKPLTSAQARGVHWVEPSLVGEVQFAEWTREGVVRQAAFVGMRTDKPAAQIIHELPRAAKSVKAPAAKKTEKEVKTVKDLKITHPDRVIDKQSGTQKQQLAQFYADTSAWILPFLRNRPVSLLRAPEGIEGEQFFQKHIERMTIPHIKQLDQALDPGHARLMEIDTADALVGAVQMGTVELHTWGATTDKIETPDLFVLDLDPDPALPWKAMLEAAQLTLSVLDELGLQAFVKTSGGKGLHLIVPLARRDDWDSVKAFAKAIAQFMTQQLPERFTATSGPKNRVGKIFIDYLRNARGASTVAAYSVRARPGLPVSVPVSREELNGLRSSQQWTVANLHERLQSLKTDPWAGYANRQKISKKMWDKLGAKPPQ comes from the coding sequence ATGGCAAAGCCCCTGAGCGAGTACAACCGTAAACGCGACTTCGGGATTACCGCCGAACCCGCCGGCGACTCACCGGCCGGCAAGCGCAAAGCCTCGGCCCTGAGCTTTGTGATCCAGAAGCATGACGCGCGTAACCTGCACTATGACTTTCGCCTGGAACTCGACGGCGTGCTGTTGAGCTGGGCGGTGCCCAAAGGCCCGAGCCTGGACCCGAGCCAGAAGCGCCTGGCGGTCCACGTTGAAGACCACCCACTGAGTTACGGTGGCTTCGAGGGCAGTATTCCCGCCGGCCAATACGGCGCCGGGGATGTCATCGTGTGGGACCGCGGCATCTGGCAACCCCATGACGATCCGCACAAGGCCTACGCGGCCGGCAAACTCAAATTCAGCCTGGTCGGCGAAAAACTCTCGGGGGACTGGACCTTGGTGCGCACCCGGCTCAAGGGCAGCGGCGACAAGCAACAATGGCTGCTGATCAAGGAAAAAGACCAGCAGGCACGGCCCATCGCCGAATACGATATCGTCCAGGCCGAACCCGCCAGCGTGCTGAGCGACGCGGTGGTCGGCAAGCCCAAGGCCAAGGCTCAGGCGAAAACCAAAGCGGCAGCCAAGGCTGCTCCCAAGGCGAGCACGCGCAAGCAGGCCACCGCCGTGCCCGAGCAGTTCTCCCCGCAACTGGCCACCCTGGTCGATCGGGCACCGGAAGGTGACTGGCAGTACGAGATCAAGTTCGACGGTTACCGCATCCTCGCGCGCATCCAAGGAGGTGAAGTGCGCCTGTTCACCCGCAACGGGCACGACTGGACCGAGCGCCTGCCGCGTCAGGCCAAGGCTTTGCAAGCGCTCAAGCTCAAGGACAGCTGGCTGGACGGCGAGGTGGTCAGCCTCAACGGCGACGGCCTGCCGGATTTCCAGGCGTTGCAGAATGCCTTCGACATCGGCCGCAGCCTCGACATCGTCTATTACCTGTTCGACGCGCCCTTTCTGAATGGCCGCGATCAGCGCGAAGACCCGGTCGAAACGCGTCGCGCCGCGCTCAAATCCGCGCTGTCCGCCAGCAAGAGCAAGCTGCTGCGCTTCTCCGAAGCGTTTGCGGCCAACCACCGCGACATTTTCGAAAGCGCCTGCGACCTGGCCCTGGAAGGCGTCATCGGCAAGCGTGCCGGCAGCCCTTACGTGTCCAGGCGCAGTGACGACTGGATCAAGCTCAAATGCCGCTTGCGCCAGGAGTTTGTGATTGTCGGTTATACCCGCCCCCAAGGCTCGCGCACCGGGTTTGGCGCGCTGCTGTTGGCGGTCAACGACGACGCCGGGCTGGTATACGCCGGACGTGTGGGCACCGGCTTCGACCAGGCGTCACTGAAAGCCATCTACACCAAGCTCACCGCGCTCGAACGTGACGACTCGCCACTGCAAAAGCCGTTGACCAGCGCCCAGGCGCGTGGCGTGCACTGGGTCGAGCCGAGCCTGGTCGGCGAGGTGCAATTTGCCGAATGGACCCGTGAAGGCGTGGTGCGCCAGGCCGCGTTTGTGGGCATGCGCACCGACAAGCCCGCCGCGCAGATCATTCACGAACTGCCGCGCGCGGCCAAATCGGTCAAGGCGCCGGCGGCGAAAAAAACCGAGAAGGAGGTGAAAACCGTGAAGGACCTGAAAATCACCCACCCTGATCGCGTCATCGACAAGCAGAGCGGTACGCAAAAGCAGCAACTGGCACAGTTCTACGCCGACACCAGCGCATGGATCCTGCCGTTCCTGCGCAACCGGCCCGTGTCGCTGCTCAGGGCGCCGGAGGGCATCGAAGGCGAACAGTTCTTCCAGAAGCACATCGAACGCATGACGATCCCGCACATCAAGCAACTGGACCAGGCCCTGGACCCCGGCCATGCACGCCTGATGGAAATAGACACTGCAGACGCCCTGGTCGGCGCCGTGCAAATGGGCACGGTCGAGCTGCACACCTGGGGCGCCACCACGGACAAGATCGAAACCCCCGACCTGTTCGTACTCGACCTCGACCCGGACCCCGCCCTGCCCTGGAAGGCCATGCTGGAAGCTGCGCAACTGACCCTCTCGGTGCTGGATGAATTGGGCTTGCAGGCCTTCGTCAAAACCAGCGGTGGCAAAGGCTTGCACCTGATCGTACCGCTGGCCCGGCGAGACGACTGGGACAGCGTGAAAGCCTTCGCCAAGGCCATCGCCCAATTCATGACCCAGCAACTGCCCGAGCGCTTCACGGCCACCAGCGGCCCGAAAAACCGCGTGGGCAAAATCTTCATCGATTATCTGCGCAACGCCCGGGGCGCCAGTACGGTTGCCGCTTACTCCGTGCGGGCGCGGCCCGGCCTGCCGGTTTCGGTACCGGTCAGCCGGGAGGAGTTGAATGGATTGCGCAGTTCCCAGCAATGGACAGTCGCCAACCTGCACGAACGCTTGCAGAGTTTGAAGACCGACCCCTGGGCCGGCTATGCCAATCGACAGAAGATCAGCAAGAAGATGTGGGACAAGCTGGGCGCCAAACCACCGCAGTGA
- a CDS encoding Ku protein, producing MPRAIWKGAISFGLVHIPVSLVSATSAQGVDFDWLDKRSMDPVGYKRINKATGKEITKENIVKGVAYEKGRYVVLSEDEIRSAHPKSTQTIEIIAFVASDQIPLQNIDTPYFLAPDKRGGKVYALLRETLKKTGKVALANVVLHTKQHLAALMPLESALVLVMLRWPAEVRSLDELELGSDVTKPTLAKGELDMAKRLVEDMSADWQPEEYRDSFQEKIMALVEKKAKAGKIEDVESTEGSEERKSADVIDLTELLKRSLAGKPAAKKPAAKKSNKKAS from the coding sequence ATGCCCCGGGCAATCTGGAAAGGCGCCATCAGTTTCGGTTTGGTTCACATCCCGGTGTCGCTGGTGTCGGCGACGTCTGCCCAAGGCGTCGATTTTGACTGGCTGGACAAACGCAGCATGGACCCGGTGGGCTACAAGCGCATCAACAAGGCCACGGGCAAGGAAATCACCAAGGAAAATATCGTCAAGGGCGTAGCTTACGAAAAAGGCCGCTACGTGGTGCTCAGCGAAGATGAGATCCGCTCAGCCCACCCCAAATCGACCCAAACCATCGAAATCATCGCCTTTGTCGCCAGCGACCAGATCCCCCTGCAAAACATCGACACGCCCTACTTCCTGGCCCCGGATAAACGCGGCGGCAAGGTCTACGCGCTACTGCGCGAAACCCTGAAGAAAACCGGCAAGGTCGCCCTGGCCAATGTGGTGTTGCATACCAAGCAGCATCTTGCCGCATTGATGCCGCTGGAGTCGGCCCTGGTGCTGGTCATGCTGCGCTGGCCCGCCGAGGTGCGCAGCCTGGATGAGCTGGAACTTGGCAGCGATGTGACCAAACCCACCCTGGCCAAGGGCGAGTTGGACATGGCCAAGCGCCTGGTGGAAGACATGAGCGCCGACTGGCAACCCGAGGAATACCGCGACAGTTTCCAGGAAAAAATCATGGCGCTGGTGGAGAAAAAGGCCAAGGCCGGCAAGATCGAAGACGTGGAATCGACCGAAGGCAGCGAAGAGCGCAAATCGGCCGATGTGATCGACCTGACGGAACTGCTCAAGCGCAGCTTGGCGGGCAAACCTGCGGCGAAAAAACCCGCTGCGAAGAAATCCAACAAAAAGGCCTCTTGA
- a CDS encoding PQQ-dependent sugar dehydrogenase, with product MFLRKTLLAALCATTLLPMAAVQAADAQQFPSEQGSITATPVAKGLNRPWAVAFLPDRQGFLVTELPGQLRFVSPDGKLSAPLTGVPQVWAKGQGGLLDVVLSPDFKQDRMVYLSYAEGGGQDGKAGTAVGRGRLADDLSGLKDFTVILRQEPKLSTGNHFGSRLAFDRDGYLFVTLGENNVRPTAQDLDKLQGKVVRIYPDGRVPDDNPFVGQPGVRPEIWSYGQRNPQGLALNPWSGTIWENEHGPRGGDEINIIERGKNYGWPLATHGINYSLTPIPEAKGKTAEGTVAPHHVWEKSPAISGMAFYDADRFKAWQHNLFIGALASKELIRLQFDGDKVVHEERLLGDLNARIRDVRQGPDGYLYVLTDEDDGVLYRVGLNQD from the coding sequence ATGTTTCTACGCAAAACCCTGCTAGCCGCTCTTTGCGCAACCACGCTGCTGCCAATGGCTGCGGTTCAAGCCGCCGATGCCCAACAGTTTCCCAGTGAACAAGGCAGCATCACTGCGACGCCGGTCGCCAAGGGCCTGAATCGCCCCTGGGCGGTGGCATTCCTGCCGGACAGGCAAGGTTTCCTGGTGACCGAGCTTCCCGGCCAGCTGCGCTTTGTCAGCCCGGACGGCAAGCTGTCCGCGCCGTTGACCGGCGTGCCCCAGGTTTGGGCCAAGGGGCAGGGCGGTTTGCTTGATGTGGTGCTGTCGCCCGACTTCAAGCAAGACCGCATGGTCTACCTGTCGTACGCCGAAGGGGGCGGCCAGGACGGCAAGGCCGGGACCGCCGTGGGGCGAGGGCGCCTGGCCGATGACTTGAGCGGCTTGAAGGACTTCACGGTGATCCTGCGCCAGGAGCCCAAGCTGTCCACCGGCAACCACTTCGGCTCGCGCCTGGCGTTTGACCGTGACGGCTACCTGTTCGTGACCCTGGGCGAAAACAATGTGCGGCCCACCGCCCAGGACCTGGACAAGCTGCAAGGTAAAGTCGTACGCATTTATCCGGATGGTCGCGTACCCGACGACAACCCGTTTGTTGGCCAGCCTGGGGTACGCCCCGAGATCTGGTCCTACGGCCAACGCAACCCACAGGGCCTGGCGTTGAACCCCTGGAGCGGGACGATCTGGGAAAACGAACATGGGCCACGGGGCGGTGATGAAATCAACATCATCGAACGCGGCAAGAACTACGGCTGGCCGCTGGCGACGCACGGCATCAACTATTCCCTCACGCCGATTCCCGAGGCGAAGGGCAAGACCGCTGAAGGCACCGTGGCGCCGCACCATGTGTGGGAGAAATCACCAGCGATCAGTGGCATGGCGTTCTACGACGCCGACCGTTTCAAGGCCTGGCAGCACAACCTGTTTATCGGCGCGCTGGCCAGCAAAGAGCTGATCCGGCTGCAGTTCGATGGCGACAAGGTCGTCCATGAAGAACGTCTGCTGGGTGATTTGAACGCGCGGATTCGCGATGTGCGGCAGGGGCCGGATGGCTATCTGTATGTGCTCACGGATGAGGATGATGGGGTGCTGTATCGAGTTGGGCTGAATCAGGACTGA
- a CDS encoding nuclear transport factor 2 family protein, translating into MSSNPEVRPPLPPFTRESAIEKVRLAEDGWNSRDPQRVSLAYTLDTQWRNRAEFAHNREEAKGFLTRKWAKELDYRLIKELWAFTGNRIAVRYAYEWHDDSGNWFRSYGNENWEFDENGLMTNRFACINDLPIKESERKFHWPLGRRPDDHPGLSELSL; encoded by the coding sequence ATGTCCTCTAACCCAGAAGTCCGCCCACCACTACCGCCCTTTACCCGCGAGTCGGCGATTGAAAAAGTGCGCCTGGCCGAAGACGGCTGGAACTCACGCGACCCGCAACGGGTGTCGCTGGCTTACACATTGGACACCCAGTGGCGCAACCGCGCCGAGTTCGCCCATAACCGCGAAGAGGCCAAGGGCTTCCTCACGCGCAAATGGGCCAAAGAGCTGGATTACCGACTGATCAAAGAACTATGGGCCTTCACCGGCAACCGCATCGCCGTGCGCTATGCCTATGAGTGGCACGATGACTCCGGTAACTGGTTTCGTTCGTACGGTAATGAAAACTGGGAGTTTGACGAAAACGGCCTGATGACCAATCGCTTTGCCTGCATCAACGATTTGCCGATCAAGGAAAGTGAACGCAAGTTCCACTGGCCGCTGGGGCGGCGTCCGGATGATCATCCGGGGTTGTCCGAATTAAGTCTGTAG
- a CDS encoding TetR/AcrR family transcriptional regulator: MNDMTLNETRDIILDVTEKLIYRHGIAATGMDLLVKTAGVSRKSIYRYFSNKDELVIAALQRRDERWMRWLRTQVERHEDSGERLLALFSALKIWFDSADFRGCAFINTSGETGNAQAPVRLLAKAHKQKLFEYALELCQAHGTPDPKRQAAQLLILIDGAITVALVMGDSTAADTAQAMARTLLGL; encoded by the coding sequence ATGAACGATATGACTCTTAATGAAACCCGCGATATTATTCTCGACGTCACCGAGAAGTTGATTTATCGCCACGGCATCGCCGCCACCGGCATGGACTTGCTGGTGAAAACCGCCGGCGTCTCGAGAAAAAGCATTTATCGCTACTTCAGCAACAAGGATGAACTGGTGATTGCCGCCCTGCAGCGCCGCGACGAACGCTGGATGCGCTGGCTGCGCACGCAAGTCGAGCGCCATGAAGACAGCGGCGAGCGCCTGCTGGCGCTGTTCAGCGCGCTGAAAATCTGGTTCGACTCGGCGGATTTTCGCGGCTGCGCCTTTATCAATACCAGTGGCGAAACCGGCAACGCGCAAGCCCCGGTACGCCTGCTGGCCAAGGCTCACAAACAGAAACTGTTCGAGTACGCGCTTGAACTGTGTCAAGCCCATGGCACCCCCGATCCGAAGCGGCAGGCCGCGCAGCTGCTGATCCTGATCGATGGCGCCATTACCGTTGCCCTGGTGATGGGCGATTCAACGGCTGCCGATACTGCGCAAGCGATGGCGCGGACCCTATTGGGGCTTTGA
- the pssA gene encoding CDP-diacylglycerol--serine O-phosphatidyltransferase translates to MPSFFKRSLLPKLRGFPLSTDAIEVLPSADAYRRCLLEKIPQATRRIYIVALYLQQDEAGQEIYDALHAAKAARPALDIVVVVDWLRAQRGLIGAGKQPGNSAWYQAMTQGHASEVPVYGVPVQTRELFGVLHLKGFVIDDTVLYSGASLNNVYLHKFDKYRFDRYHLIHSQALADSMQHLVEHGLVASKAVHRLDLPNPPTTRSLRNDIGDLRSRLKHAAYDTSAGQLPNGHLQVSPLLGVGKNNPLSRVILELIASAQQQLTICTPYFNLPLPVTREINRALARGVKIDIIVGDKTANDFYIPPSEPFKVIAALPYLYEISLRRFAKRHQPMIDSGQLNLHLWHDGDNSYHLKGLWVDQRYTLLTGNNLNPRAFRLDLENALLIDDPQGQWLAPRAQELAHIFQHTTRIAGYQQLQTLVDYPVAVGKFLRRVSRVRIERLLYRIL, encoded by the coding sequence ATGCCGTCGTTCTTCAAACGCTCCCTGTTGCCTAAACTGCGCGGTTTCCCGCTGTCCACCGATGCCATCGAGGTGCTGCCCAGCGCCGATGCCTATCGGCGTTGCCTGTTGGAGAAAATCCCCCAGGCCACCCGGCGCATCTACATCGTTGCGTTGTACTTGCAGCAGGATGAGGCGGGGCAGGAGATCTACGACGCGTTGCACGCCGCCAAAGCCGCACGGCCGGCGTTGGACATCGTCGTGGTGGTCGACTGGCTGCGCGCCCAGCGTGGCCTGATCGGCGCCGGTAAGCAGCCGGGCAATAGCGCCTGGTACCAAGCCATGACCCAGGGTCACGCCAGTGAAGTGCCGGTGTACGGCGTGCCGGTGCAAACCCGCGAGCTGTTCGGCGTGCTGCACCTCAAGGGTTTTGTGATCGACGACACGGTGCTGTACAGCGGCGCCAGCCTGAACAACGTGTACTTGCACAAATTCGACAAGTACCGCTTCGACCGTTATCACCTGATCCACAGCCAGGCGCTGGCCGACTCCATGCAGCACCTGGTGGAACATGGCCTGGTCGCGTCCAAGGCGGTGCATCGCCTCGACCTGCCCAACCCGCCCACCACCCGCAGCCTGCGCAATGACATCGGCGACCTGCGCAGCCGCCTCAAGCATGCGGCGTATGACACCAGTGCCGGGCAGTTGCCCAATGGGCACTTGCAGGTCAGCCCCTTACTCGGTGTCGGCAAAAACAACCCGCTCAGCCGGGTGATCCTCGAGCTGATCGCCAGCGCCCAGCAGCAACTGACTATCTGCACGCCGTACTTCAACCTGCCGCTGCCGGTGACGCGCGAGATCAACCGGGCCCTGGCGCGCGGGGTGAAGATCGACATCATCGTCGGCGACAAGACCGCCAACGACTTCTACATTCCGCCCAGCGAACCCTTCAAGGTGATCGCGGCGTTGCCGTATCTGTATGAAATCAGCCTGCGTCGCTTTGCCAAGCGCCATCAGCCGATGATCGACAGCGGCCAGTTGAACCTGCACCTGTGGCACGACGGTGACAACAGCTACCACCTCAAAGGCCTGTGGGTCGACCAGCGCTACACCCTGCTGACCGGCAATAACCTCAACCCCAGGGCTTTCCGGCTCGACCTGGAAAACGCCTTGCTGATCGACGACCCCCAGGGCCAGTGGTTGGCACCGCGTGCGCAAGAGCTTGCGCATATTTTCCAACACACCACGCGCATCGCCGGCTACCAACAACTGCAGACGCTGGTGGATTACCCGGTGGCGGTGGGCAAGTTCCTGCGCCGGGTCAGCCGGGTGCGCATCGAGCGGTTGCTCTACCGGATTCTGTAA
- the efeO gene encoding iron uptake system protein EfeO, which translates to MKKSTLALSLLMTLSPLSALAATAPLDLVGPVSDYKIYVTEEIGELVTQTQAFTDAVKKGDLATARKLYAPTRVHYESIEPIAELFSDLDASIDSRVDDHEKGVKAEDFTGFHRIEYSLFAENTTQGLDALADKLNSDVLDLKTRVDGLTFPPEKVVGGAAALLEEVAATKISGEEDRYSHTDLYDFQGNIDGAKKIVDLFRGQIEKQDKVFLAKVDKNFATVDKILAKYKTPDGGFQTYDKVKDNDRKALVGPVNTLAEDLSMLRGKLGLN; encoded by the coding sequence ATGAAGAAGTCGACCCTCGCGTTGTCGTTGCTGATGACCCTTTCGCCACTGTCCGCCTTGGCCGCCACGGCGCCGCTGGACCTGGTCGGTCCGGTGTCGGACTACAAAATTTATGTCACCGAGGAAATCGGTGAATTGGTCACCCAAACCCAGGCCTTCACCGACGCCGTGAAAAAAGGCGACCTGGCCACCGCCCGGAAACTCTATGCGCCGACCCGCGTGCATTATGAATCCATCGAGCCGATCGCCGAGCTATTCAGTGACCTCGACGCCTCCATCGACTCACGGGTCGACGATCACGAAAAAGGCGTGAAGGCCGAAGACTTCACCGGCTTTCACCGCATCGAATACAGCCTGTTCGCCGAAAACACCACCCAGGGTCTCGACGCCCTCGCCGACAAGCTCAACAGCGACGTGCTCGACCTGAAAACCCGGGTAGACGGCCTGACCTTCCCACCGGAAAAAGTTGTCGGCGGCGCCGCGGCGTTGCTCGAAGAAGTTGCCGCCACCAAGATTTCCGGCGAAGAAGACCGCTACAGCCATACCGACCTGTACGACTTCCAGGGCAACATCGACGGCGCGAAGAAGATCGTTGACCTGTTCCGTGGCCAGATCGAGAAACAAGACAAGGTATTCTTGGCCAAGGTCGACAAGAACTTCGCCACCGTGGACAAGATCCTGGCCAAGTACAAGACCCCGGACGGCGGTTTTCAGACCTACGACAAGGTCAAGGATAACGACCGCAAGGCCTTGGTGGGTCCGGTCAATACCTTGGCTGAAGACCTGTCGATGCTGCGCGGTAAATTGGGCCTGAACTAA
- the efeB gene encoding iron uptake transporter deferrochelatase/peroxidase subunit, translated as MSDSAQFDLQRRRVLLGMAATGAAIAGSTLTCPAMAAAAEQVTTAPRSDKTQDHHAFFGKHQSGIVTPRPACGMLVAFDVLASDREDLERLFRTLNERIAFLMTGGTVPQVDPKLPPTDSGILGPVVTPDNLTITVSVGESLFDERFGLGAAKPKRLTRMVGFPNDALEPSQCHGDLSLQFSSNTPDTNIHALRDIVKNLPDLLLVRWKQEGSVPPQAPAKPGEPAQSARNFLGFRDGSANPNSNDAKAMDQIVWVQPGSDEPAWAANGSYQAVRIIRNFVERWDRTPLQEQESIIGRIKPTGAPMDGHKESQVPDYSKDPEGKLTKLDAHIRLANPRTPQTQANLILRRPFNYSNGVNKNGQLDMGLLFICYQADLEKGFISVQTRLNGEPLEEYLKPVGGGYFFTLPGVTGPDDFIGRTLLAATHPRTTAVT; from the coding sequence ATGAGTGATTCAGCACAATTTGACCTCCAACGCCGCCGTGTCCTGCTCGGCATGGCCGCCACCGGCGCCGCGATTGCCGGTAGCACCCTGACCTGTCCGGCCATGGCGGCGGCCGCCGAGCAAGTCACCACCGCGCCACGCAGTGACAAGACCCAAGACCACCACGCGTTCTTCGGCAAGCACCAGAGCGGCATCGTCACCCCGCGTCCCGCCTGCGGCATGCTCGTGGCATTCGACGTACTGGCCAGTGACCGTGAAGACCTGGAGCGCCTGTTCCGCACCTTGAACGAGCGCATCGCCTTCCTGATGACCGGCGGCACCGTGCCGCAAGTCGACCCGAAACTGCCGCCCACCGACTCCGGCATCCTCGGCCCGGTGGTGACACCGGATAACCTGACCATCACGGTCTCGGTCGGTGAGTCGTTGTTCGATGAACGCTTCGGCCTCGGCGCGGCCAAGCCCAAGCGCCTGACGCGCATGGTCGGCTTCCCCAACGATGCGCTGGAACCTTCGCAGTGCCACGGCGACCTGAGCCTGCAGTTCAGCTCCAACACCCCGGACACCAACATCCACGCCCTGCGCGACATCGTAAAGAACCTGCCCGACCTGCTGCTGGTGCGCTGGAAACAGGAAGGCAGCGTACCGCCCCAGGCGCCGGCCAAACCCGGCGAGCCGGCGCAGAGTGCGCGTAACTTCCTGGGCTTTCGCGATGGTTCGGCCAACCCCAATTCCAACGACGCCAAGGCCATGGACCAGATCGTGTGGGTGCAGCCAGGCAGTGACGAACCGGCCTGGGCGGCCAACGGCAGCTACCAGGCCGTGCGCATCATCCGTAACTTCGTCGAGCGCTGGGACCGCACCCCACTGCAGGAACAGGAAAGCATCATCGGCCGCATCAAGCCCACCGGCGCGCCGATGGATGGCCACAAGGAATCCCAGGTCCCGGACTACAGCAAGGACCCGGAAGGCAAGCTGACCAAGCTCGATGCCCACATCCGCCTGGCCAACCCGCGCACTCCGCAGACCCAAGCCAACCTGATCCTGCGGCGGCCGTTCAACTACTCCAACGGCGTCAATAAAAACGGTCAGCTGGACATGGGGCTGTTGTTCATCTGTTACCAGGCTGACCTGGAGAAAGGCTTTATCAGCGTGCAAACCCGGCTCAACGGCGAGCCCCTGGAGGAATACCTCAAGCCCGTCGGCGGCGGCTATTTCTTCACCTTGCCGGGGGTCACGGGGCCCGACGATTTCATCGGGCGCACACTGCTTGCAGCAACGCACCCTCGAACCACTGCCGTTACCTAA